In the Mycolicibacterium thermoresistibile genome, one interval contains:
- a CDS encoding 1,4-alpha-glucan branching protein domain-containing protein, giving the protein MTGGADSPDPVPGLFTLVLHTHLPWLAHHGRWPVGEEWLYQSWSATYLPVLRVLRTLADEGRHHVLTLGVTPVVAAQLDDPYCLTGMHHWLANWQLRALEATTLGDPLRAFGRHEYARAERALEEFDTRWRHGASPLLRELIDAGTIELLGGPLTHPFQPLLHPRLREFALREGLADAGLRFGHTPAGIWAPECAYAPGMETGYAAANVSHFMVDGPALHGDTALGRPVGDTDVIAFGRDLQVSYRVWSPKSGYPGHGAYRDFHTFDHVTGLKPVRVTGRTVPSEEKAPYDPQRADRAVDAHVADFVEVVRNRLIEESGRIGRPAHVVAAFDTELFGHWWYEGPVWLERVLRALPAAGVRIGTLSDAIADGFIGTPVQLPASSWGSGKDWRVWSGPQVADLVELNAEVVEGALATVDKALAHNAALGAPAPRDRVADQILRETLLTVSSDWPFMVSKDSAADYARYRAHLHAHATREISDALAAGRREHALRLAEGWNRADGLFGALDARRLPAMKEIS; this is encoded by the coding sequence ATGACCGGCGGCGCGGACTCCCCCGACCCGGTTCCCGGGCTGTTCACCCTGGTTCTGCACACGCATCTGCCCTGGCTGGCCCACCACGGACGGTGGCCGGTCGGCGAGGAGTGGTTGTACCAGTCGTGGTCGGCGACCTATCTGCCGGTGTTGCGGGTGTTGCGCACCCTGGCCGACGAGGGGCGCCACCATGTGCTGACGCTGGGCGTCACCCCGGTGGTCGCGGCCCAGCTCGATGATCCGTACTGCCTGACCGGAATGCACCACTGGCTGGCGAACTGGCAGCTGCGGGCGCTCGAGGCCACCACGCTCGGTGACCCGTTACGGGCCTTCGGCCGGCACGAGTACGCCCGGGCGGAGCGGGCGTTGGAGGAGTTCGACACGCGGTGGCGGCACGGCGCCAGCCCGCTGCTGCGCGAACTCATCGACGCCGGCACCATCGAGCTGCTCGGCGGCCCGTTGACCCACCCGTTCCAGCCGCTGCTGCATCCGCGGTTGCGCGAGTTCGCGCTGCGCGAGGGGCTGGCCGATGCCGGGCTGCGGTTCGGGCACACCCCCGCCGGCATCTGGGCGCCCGAGTGCGCGTACGCACCGGGAATGGAAACCGGTTACGCCGCGGCGAATGTCAGCCATTTCATGGTCGACGGTCCGGCCCTGCACGGGGATACGGCGCTGGGCCGGCCGGTGGGCGACACCGACGTCATCGCGTTCGGGCGTGATCTGCAGGTCTCCTACCGGGTGTGGTCACCGAAGTCGGGTTATCCGGGGCACGGCGCCTACCGCGATTTCCACACCTTCGACCATGTCACCGGGCTGAAACCGGTGCGGGTCACCGGTCGCACCGTGCCGTCGGAGGAGAAGGCGCCCTACGATCCGCAGCGGGCCGACCGGGCGGTCGACGCCCACGTCGCCGACTTCGTCGAGGTGGTGCGCAATCGGCTCATCGAGGAGAGCGGCCGGATCGGCCGCCCCGCGCATGTGGTCGCGGCCTTCGACACCGAGCTGTTCGGACACTGGTGGTACGAGGGGCCGGTGTGGCTGGAACGGGTGCTGCGCGCGCTGCCCGCCGCCGGGGTGCGGATCGGCACCCTCTCCGATGCCATTGCCGACGGATTCATCGGTACCCCAGTGCAATTGCCCGCAAGCTCGTGGGGGTCGGGCAAGGATTGGCGGGTGTGGTCCGGCCCGCAGGTGGCCGATCTGGTGGAGCTCAACGCCGAAGTCGTCGAAGGCGCGCTGGCCACGGTGGACAAGGCGCTGGCGCACAACGCCGCGCTCGGCGCTCCGGCGCCCCGGGACCGGGTCGCCGATCAGATCCTGCGGGAGACGCTGTTGACGGTGTCCAGCGACTGGCCGTTCATGGTCAGCAAGGATTCGGCGGCCGACTATGCGCGCTACCGCGCCCATCTGCACGCCCACGCCACCCGGGAGATCAGCGATGCGCTGGCCGCCGGGCGGCGCGAACACGCCCTCCGGCTGGCCGAGGGCTGGAACCGCGCCGACGGTCTGTTCGGCGCCCTCGACGCCAGGAGACTCCCGGCGATGAAAGA
- a CDS encoding class I SAM-dependent methyltransferase, which produces MSAFSTAGSDADGPISVLPLTGERTVPGLERENYWFRRHEVVYQRLAHRCAGRVVLEAGCGEGYGADLLAEVAAHVIGLDYDAATVAHVRARYPRVDIRHGNLVDLPLADASVDVVVNFQVIEHLWDQEKFIAECLRVLRPGGQLLVSTPNRITFTPGSDTPVNPFHTRELNAAELTELLTDGGFGLSAMYGVFHGPRLAELDARHGGSIIDAQISRALADEPWPAELLADVASVRTEDFDLIRCDEDDRDRDGHNIDDSLDLVAIAVRP; this is translated from the coding sequence ATGAGCGCTTTTTCCACGGCCGGATCCGATGCGGACGGCCCGATCAGCGTCCTCCCGTTGACCGGTGAGCGCACCGTTCCGGGTCTGGAGCGGGAGAACTACTGGTTCCGCCGCCACGAGGTGGTCTATCAGCGGTTGGCCCACCGGTGTGCCGGCCGGGTGGTGCTCGAGGCGGGCTGTGGTGAGGGTTACGGCGCGGATTTGTTGGCCGAGGTGGCCGCGCACGTCATCGGATTGGACTACGACGCCGCGACGGTGGCCCATGTCCGCGCCCGCTATCCCCGGGTGGACATCCGCCACGGCAATCTGGTGGACCTGCCGCTCGCCGACGCATCGGTCGATGTGGTGGTGAATTTCCAAGTGATCGAACACCTCTGGGATCAGGAGAAGTTCATCGCCGAATGTCTGCGGGTGTTGCGGCCGGGTGGGCAACTGCTCGTCTCCACCCCCAACCGGATCACCTTCACCCCCGGCAGCGACACCCCGGTCAACCCGTTCCACACCCGGGAACTCAATGCCGCCGAGCTCACCGAACTGCTCACCGACGGCGGGTTCGGGCTGTCGGCGATGTACGGCGTCTTCCACGGTCCGCGGCTGGCCGAACTCGATGCCCGCCACGGCGGTTCGATCATCGACGCCCAGATCTCGCGGGCGCTGGCCGATGAACCGTGGCCGGCCGAACTGCTCGCCGACGTCGCGTCGGTGCGTACGGAGGATTTCGATCTGATCCGCTGCGACGAGGACGACCGGGACCGCGACGGCCACAACATCGATGACAGTCTGGACCTCGTCGCGATCGCGGTGCGCCCATGA
- a CDS encoding electron transfer flavoprotein subunit beta/FixA family protein, giving the protein MTNIVVLIKQVPDTWSERKLRDDDFTLDREAADAVLDEINERAVEEALLIKEREGGEGTVTVLTAGPERATEAIRKALSMGADKAVHLLDDGMKGSDMVQTAWALARALGTIEGTELVIAGNESTDGVGAAVPAIVAEYLGLPQLTHVRKLTVENGKVIAERETDDGVFTLEASLPAVVSVNEKINEPRFPSFKGIMAAKKKEVTTLTLADIGVEPDEVGVENAGSRVLSATPKPPKTAGEKITDEGDGGNKIAEFLVAQKLI; this is encoded by the coding sequence ATGACGAACATCGTGGTCCTGATCAAACAGGTGCCCGACACCTGGTCCGAGCGCAAGCTCAGGGACGATGACTTCACCCTCGACCGGGAAGCCGCCGACGCGGTGCTGGACGAGATCAACGAGCGCGCCGTCGAGGAGGCGCTGCTCATCAAGGAGCGGGAGGGCGGGGAGGGCACCGTCACCGTGCTGACCGCCGGCCCGGAGCGCGCCACCGAGGCGATTCGCAAGGCGCTGTCGATGGGCGCCGACAAGGCCGTCCACCTCTTGGACGACGGTATGAAGGGCTCCGACATGGTGCAGACCGCCTGGGCGCTGGCCCGCGCGCTGGGCACCATCGAGGGCACCGAGCTGGTGATCGCCGGTAACGAGTCCACCGATGGTGTGGGCGCCGCGGTGCCGGCCATCGTGGCCGAGTACCTGGGCCTGCCGCAGCTCACCCACGTGCGCAAGCTGACCGTCGAGAACGGCAAGGTGATCGCCGAGCGGGAGACCGACGACGGGGTGTTCACCCTGGAGGCATCGCTGCCGGCGGTGGTCAGCGTCAACGAGAAGATCAACGAGCCGCGCTTCCCGTCCTTCAAGGGCATCATGGCCGCCAAGAAGAAGGAAGTGACCACGCTCACGCTCGCCGACATCGGAGTCGAGCCCGACGAGGTCGGTGTCGAGAACGCCGGGTCGCGGGTGCTGTCGGCCACGCCGAAGCCGCCGAAGACCGCGGGCGAGAAGATCACCGACGAGGGCGACGGCGGCAACAAGATCGCCGAGTTCCTGGTGGCGCAGAAGCTCATCTAG
- a CDS encoding electron transfer flavoprotein subunit alpha/FixB family protein produces the protein MAEVLVLVEHAEGALKKVTTELITAARRLGEPSAVVVGAPGTAEPLIEGLKAAGAAKIYVAESDDVPNYLITPQLDVLAGLVESASPAAVLLAASADGKEIAGRLAARTGAGILTDVVDVQPGGKGVHSIFGGAFTVEAEVTGELAIYTVRPGAIEAEPAEGAGEVVNVEVPAPAENATKITAREPAVAGDRPELTEASVVVAGGRGVGSAENFRVVEELADALGGAVGASRAAVDSGYYPGQFQIGQTGKTVSPQLYIALGISGAIQHRAGMQTSKTIVAVNKDEEAPIFEIADLGIVGDLFKVAPQLTEAIKARKG, from the coding sequence ATGGCTGAAGTACTCGTGCTCGTCGAGCACGCCGAAGGTGCGCTGAAGAAGGTCACCACCGAACTGATCACCGCCGCCCGCCGCCTGGGTGAGCCGTCGGCGGTGGTGGTGGGGGCCCCGGGCACCGCCGAACCGTTGATCGAGGGCCTGAAGGCGGCCGGCGCCGCCAAGATCTATGTCGCCGAGTCCGACGACGTCCCGAACTACCTGATCACCCCGCAGCTCGACGTGCTGGCCGGGCTGGTCGAGTCGGCCTCCCCGGCGGCCGTGCTGCTCGCTGCCAGCGCCGACGGCAAGGAGATCGCCGGCCGCCTCGCGGCGCGCACCGGGGCCGGCATCCTGACCGACGTCGTGGACGTGCAGCCCGGCGGCAAGGGCGTGCACTCGATCTTCGGTGGCGCGTTCACCGTCGAGGCCGAGGTCACCGGCGAGCTCGCGATCTACACCGTCCGTCCGGGCGCCATCGAGGCCGAGCCGGCCGAGGGCGCCGGTGAGGTCGTCAACGTCGAGGTGCCCGCACCGGCCGAGAACGCGACGAAGATCACCGCGCGGGAGCCCGCGGTGGCCGGCGACCGTCCGGAGCTCACCGAGGCGAGCGTCGTGGTCGCCGGTGGGCGCGGGGTCGGCAGTGCCGAGAACTTCCGGGTCGTCGAGGAACTCGCCGACGCGCTCGGCGGCGCCGTCGGCGCCTCCCGCGCCGCGGTGGACTCCGGCTACTACCCGGGTCAGTTCCAGATCGGCCAGACCGGTAAGACGGTCTCCCCGCAGCTGTACATCGCGCTGGGTATCTCCGGGGCGATCCAGCACCGGGCCGGTATGCAGACCTCCAAGACGATCGTCGCGGTGAACAAGGACGAGGAGGCGCCGATCTTCGAGATCGCCGACCTCGGCATCGTCGGCGATCTGTTCAAGGTCGCCCCGCAGCTGACCGAGGCGATCAAGGCCCGCAAGGGTTGA
- a CDS encoding SDR family oxidoreductase yields the protein MRITVFGATGRIGSEVVALLRADGHDVVPASLSTGADVVTGAGLADSLSGADVLVDVVNSPSFADGPVSEFFTAAALNLTAAARAAGVGHHVALSIVGCDELPDSGYMRAKAAQERIIAESGLPYTIVRATQFDEFAEAIVESLIVGAEVRVPDGSIQPIAAADVAAEVAARAVAEPAGGVVNIGGPDRMSFADLARTVLAHQHRRTPVVIDPQATYFGTRIDDTSLVTGAGAVIAGTPLAAVLAPPASD from the coding sequence ATGCGGATCACGGTGTTCGGAGCCACCGGCCGGATCGGTTCTGAGGTGGTCGCGCTGCTGCGCGCCGACGGTCACGATGTGGTGCCCGCCTCGTTGTCGACCGGGGCCGACGTCGTCACCGGAGCCGGACTCGCCGACTCGCTGTCCGGCGCGGATGTCCTTGTGGACGTGGTCAATTCACCGTCGTTCGCGGACGGCCCGGTGTCGGAGTTCTTCACCGCGGCGGCGCTCAACCTGACGGCCGCGGCCCGGGCCGCCGGCGTCGGCCACCATGTCGCGCTGTCGATCGTGGGCTGTGACGAGTTGCCCGACAGCGGCTATATGCGGGCCAAGGCGGCCCAGGAACGGATCATCGCCGAGTCCGGACTGCCCTACACCATCGTGCGGGCCACCCAGTTCGACGAATTCGCCGAAGCCATCGTCGAGTCGCTCATCGTCGGCGCCGAGGTGCGCGTCCCCGACGGATCCATCCAGCCGATCGCCGCGGCAGACGTCGCGGCCGAGGTCGCCGCCCGCGCCGTGGCCGAACCGGCCGGCGGGGTGGTGAACATCGGCGGCCCGGACCGGATGAGTTTCGCCGACCTGGCCCGCACCGTGCTGGCCCACCAGCACCGCCGGACACCGGTGGTCATCGATCCGCAGGCCACCTACTTCGGCACCCGGATCGACGACACCAGCCTGGTGACCGGGGCCGGGGCCGTCATCGCCGGTACCCCCCTGGCCGCGGTGCTGGCCCCGCCCGCATCGGATTGA
- a CDS encoding GNAT family N-acetyltransferase gives MSTSAVLIAADRPSVSATGTPRYTLLLGTDPTLVDAAQRLRYEVFSTEPGFALPDAPDGRDADRFDEFCDHLLVRDDRSGDLVGCYRMLPPGGAVAAGGLYTATEFDISALDPLRGSLVEMGRAVVRADHRNGAVVLLMWAGILAYLDRYGYEYVTGCVSVPVHPAGLPDGSGAAPGTQIRGVRDHVLRRHRAPERYTVRPYRPVTVGGKTLDQITPPARTVIPPLLRGYLRLGAEVCGEPAHDPDFGVGDFPALLAKRNADVRYLRRLRSAAAAQRGHPDRTGPAAGGAVR, from the coding sequence ATGAGCACCTCCGCCGTACTCATCGCCGCCGACCGGCCGTCCGTATCGGCGACCGGCACACCGCGGTACACCCTGCTGCTGGGCACCGACCCGACGCTCGTCGACGCCGCGCAACGGCTGCGGTACGAGGTGTTCAGCACCGAACCCGGTTTCGCGCTGCCGGATGCCCCCGACGGTCGGGACGCCGACCGCTTCGACGAGTTCTGCGACCACCTGCTGGTGCGCGACGACCGCAGCGGCGACCTGGTCGGCTGCTACCGGATGCTGCCGCCGGGCGGCGCGGTCGCCGCCGGCGGCCTGTACACCGCCACCGAGTTCGACATCAGCGCCCTGGACCCGCTGCGCGGCTCACTGGTCGAGATGGGGCGGGCGGTGGTCCGCGCCGACCACCGCAACGGCGCGGTCGTCCTGCTGATGTGGGCGGGCATCCTGGCCTACCTGGACCGCTACGGCTACGAATACGTCACCGGATGCGTCTCGGTGCCCGTGCACCCGGCCGGTCTGCCGGACGGATCCGGAGCTGCCCCGGGAACCCAGATCCGCGGGGTGCGCGACCACGTGCTGCGGCGGCACCGCGCGCCGGAGCGCTACACCGTGCGGCCCTACCGGCCGGTGACCGTCGGCGGCAAGACGCTCGACCAGATCACCCCGCCGGCCCGCACGGTCATCCCGCCGCTGTTGCGCGGCTATCTGCGGCTGGGCGCCGAGGTGTGCGGTGAACCGGCCCACGATCCCGACTTCGGGGTGGGCGACTTCCCGGCGCTGCTGGCCAAACGCAACGCCGATGTGCGGTATCTGCGCCGATTGCGGTCCGCCGCCGCGGCGCAGCGGGGACACCCGGACCGGACCGGCCCGGCGGCCGGGGGAGCGGTGCGATGA
- a CDS encoding lysophospholipid acyltransferase family protein translates to MTGAHAWLPHADCDAGCVRAGADEPGRPVARAARTLLRVTLLVTLLPVLLLPAVLVRLVPAPPRTEQARPAALLQRISCRLLLRVLGVRLAVSGGPIRNLPGVLVVSGHVSWLDTLAIGAVLPGEFVAKAELVRWPLIGRLTRLLPVIPIDRHSLRRLPRVVDAVAERLRGGRTVVAFPEGTTWCGLARGRFRPALFQAAVDAGRPVQPLRLSYHHRGGRRSTVPAFVGDDTLLRSLLRVIAARRTVCRVQVAELQLPTGDRRELARRCQAAVHGRIPAPRPHRPVVAA, encoded by the coding sequence ATGACCGGCGCCCACGCCTGGCTGCCGCACGCGGACTGCGACGCCGGCTGCGTGCGGGCCGGCGCCGACGAACCGGGCCGGCCGGTCGCGCGCGCCGCGCGGACGCTGCTGCGTGTCACGCTGCTCGTCACGCTGCTACCGGTGCTGCTGCTGCCGGCCGTGCTGGTGCGGCTGGTGCCCGCACCTCCCCGTACCGAGCAGGCCCGGCCCGCCGCGCTGCTGCAGCGCATCTCCTGCCGGCTGCTGCTGCGCGTTCTCGGCGTGCGCCTGGCGGTGTCGGGCGGGCCGATCCGCAACCTGCCCGGCGTGCTGGTCGTCAGCGGCCACGTCTCCTGGCTGGACACCCTCGCCATCGGCGCGGTGCTGCCCGGCGAATTCGTCGCCAAGGCCGAACTGGTGCGGTGGCCGCTGATCGGCCGGCTGACCCGGCTCCTGCCCGTCATCCCCATCGACCGGCACAGTCTGCGCCGGCTGCCCCGGGTCGTCGACGCGGTCGCCGAGCGGTTGCGCGGCGGCCGGACCGTGGTCGCCTTCCCGGAGGGCACCACCTGGTGCGGCCTGGCCCGCGGACGGTTCCGGCCGGCGCTGTTCCAGGCCGCGGTCGACGCCGGCCGGCCGGTGCAGCCGCTACGGTTGAGCTACCACCACCGCGGCGGCCGGCGCTCGACGGTGCCCGCCTTCGTCGGCGACGACACCCTGCTCCGCTCCCTGCTGCGGGTCATCGCCGCCCGTCGGACGGTGTGCCGGGTGCAGGTCGCCGAGCTGCAGTTACCCACCGGCGACCGTCGTGAGCTGGCCCGGCGGTGTCAGGCCGCGGTGCACGGGCGCATCCCAGCGCCGCGCCCGCACCGCCCCGTGGTGGCCGCCTGA
- a CDS encoding cysteine desulfurase family protein, whose translation MNTPQTVYLDHAATTPMYPAAITAMTDVMSTVGNASSLHSSGRVARRRMEEARETLARLLGARPSEVVFTAGGTESDNLAVKGLYWARRAASPGLRRIITTRVEHHAVLDAVDWLVQHEGAEVTWLPVEPDGSVTPATLREALRAHDDVALVTLMWANNEVGTVSPIAELAAVAAEFSVPMHSDAVQAVGHLPVDFSASGLSAMSISAHKFGGPTGVGALLIRRDAECVPLLHGGGQERDIRSGTPHVAGVVAMAVAAEAAIENLPAVSARIAALRDRLIDGVLTGIDDAYLNGARGADRLPGNAHFTFRGCEGDSLLMLLDANGIECSTGSACTAGVAQPSHVLIAMGADSASARGSLRLSLGHTSTEADVDAALAVLPAAVERARQAALASAGVDK comes from the coding sequence ATGAACACCCCCCAGACGGTGTATCTCGATCACGCCGCCACCACCCCGATGTATCCGGCTGCCATCACCGCGATGACCGACGTGATGAGCACGGTCGGCAATGCGTCGTCGCTGCACAGCAGCGGCCGGGTGGCGCGACGGCGGATGGAGGAGGCCCGCGAGACCCTGGCCCGGCTGCTCGGGGCGCGACCGTCGGAGGTGGTGTTCACCGCGGGCGGCACCGAGAGCGACAACCTCGCGGTCAAGGGACTCTACTGGGCCCGGCGCGCCGCGTCGCCCGGACTGCGCCGCATCATCACCACCCGGGTCGAACACCACGCGGTGCTCGACGCCGTCGACTGGCTGGTCCAGCACGAGGGCGCCGAGGTGACGTGGCTCCCCGTCGAACCCGACGGTTCGGTCACCCCGGCCACGCTGCGGGAGGCCTTGCGGGCCCACGACGACGTCGCCCTGGTCACGCTGATGTGGGCGAACAACGAGGTGGGCACGGTGTCGCCGATCGCCGAACTGGCCGCGGTGGCCGCCGAGTTCTCGGTGCCGATGCACAGCGACGCGGTGCAGGCGGTCGGGCACCTACCGGTCGACTTCTCGGCCAGCGGCCTGTCGGCGATGAGCATCAGCGCGCACAAGTTCGGCGGCCCCACCGGGGTGGGCGCATTGCTGATCCGCCGGGACGCCGAGTGCGTGCCGTTGCTGCACGGTGGTGGTCAGGAACGCGATATCCGTTCGGGCACACCGCATGTGGCCGGCGTGGTGGCGATGGCCGTCGCCGCCGAGGCGGCCATCGAGAACCTGCCTGCGGTCAGCGCACGGATAGCCGCGCTGCGGGACCGGCTGATCGACGGCGTGCTGACCGGCATCGACGACGCCTACCTCAACGGGGCGCGGGGGGCGGACCGGCTGCCCGGCAACGCACACTTCACCTTCCGCGGCTGCGAGGGCGACTCGCTGCTGATGTTGTTGGACGCCAACGGGATCGAATGCTCCACCGGTTCGGCCTGCACGGCCGGGGTGGCGCAGCCGTCGCATGTGCTGATCGCGATGGGAGCCGACTCGGCCAGCGCCCGGGGTTCCCTGCGGCTCTCGCTGGGGCACACCAGCACCGAAGCCGATGTGGACGCGGCGCTGGCAGTGCTGCCGGCGGCGGTGGAGCGGGCCCGGCAGGCGGCGTTGGCCAGCGCGGGGGTGGACAAGTGA
- the mnmA gene encoding tRNA 2-thiouridine(34) synthase MnmA gives MRVLVAMSGGVDSSVAAARMVDAGHDVVGVHLALSEAPGTLRTGSRGCCSKEDAGDARRVADVLGIPFYIWDFAEKFKADVIDDFVSSYERGETPNPCVRCNERIKFSALAARAVALGFDAVATGHYARLTDGRLRRAVDRDKDQSYVLGVLTAEQLRRAIFPIGDTPKQQIREEAARRGLAVADKPDSHDICFIPSGDTRAFLGARIGVRRGAVVDSSGTKLAEHDGVHGFTIGQRKGLGIAGPGPDGRPRYVTAIDPDSGTVRVGSAEELDVWRLRGERPVFTSGQPFDGPVECVVQVRAHGGLAEAVAEVRGDHLEVELREPLRGVAPGQTMVLYRPDPAGDEVLGSATLTR, from the coding sequence ATGCGGGTGCTGGTGGCGATGAGCGGAGGAGTGGACTCCTCGGTCGCGGCGGCCCGCATGGTCGACGCCGGGCACGACGTCGTCGGTGTGCACCTGGCCCTGTCGGAAGCGCCCGGCACACTGCGCACCGGATCCCGGGGTTGCTGCTCCAAGGAGGACGCCGGGGACGCCCGCCGCGTCGCCGATGTACTCGGAATCCCTTTCTACATCTGGGATTTCGCCGAGAAGTTCAAGGCCGACGTGATCGACGACTTCGTCTCCTCGTATGAACGGGGGGAGACGCCCAATCCGTGCGTGCGGTGCAACGAGCGGATCAAGTTCTCCGCGCTGGCCGCCCGGGCGGTGGCGCTGGGCTTCGACGCCGTGGCCACCGGCCACTACGCCCGGCTCACCGACGGCCGGCTGCGCCGCGCGGTGGACCGGGACAAGGACCAGTCCTACGTGCTGGGCGTGCTGACCGCAGAGCAACTGCGGCGCGCGATCTTCCCGATCGGCGACACCCCCAAGCAGCAGATCCGCGAGGAGGCGGCCCGCCGCGGCCTCGCGGTCGCCGACAAGCCGGACAGCCACGACATCTGCTTCATCCCGTCCGGCGACACCCGGGCGTTCCTGGGCGCCCGGATCGGGGTGCGGCGCGGTGCGGTCGTCGACTCCAGCGGCACCAAGCTCGCCGAGCACGACGGTGTGCACGGTTTCACCATCGGCCAGCGCAAGGGGCTCGGGATCGCCGGGCCGGGTCCGGACGGCCGGCCCCGGTACGTCACCGCGATCGACCCGGACAGCGGCACCGTGCGGGTGGGTTCCGCCGAGGAGCTCGACGTGTGGCGGTTGCGCGGCGAACGGCCCGTGTTCACCTCCGGGCAGCCCTTCGACGGACCGGTCGAGTGTGTGGTCCAGGTCCGTGCGCACGGCGGGCTGGCCGAGGCGGTGGCCGAGGTCCGCGGCGACCACCTCGAGGTCGAGCTGCGCGAACCGCTACGGGGCGTCGCACCCGGTCAGACGATGGTGCTCTACCGCCCCGATCCGGCCGGTGACGAGGTGCTCGGAAGCGCGACGCTGACCCGCTGA
- a CDS encoding sensor domain-containing protein: MPRSVRLSAVWCLTALLVAGCAQTVAGTALRAPERPGENSRSPVDIDALLLTQPQMRAITGAGEDLTVIPSMDGKIPVDIEQFAATTPAQCAWIFRETETFGPDVEDFHKTTFQYPARSALISQGAAGYRDPEAARLAFTDLTRRVDDCGRTPLAPMFVGSFSVRPESVRIRTGASCGRDYRVQSVVLVEVTFCGFPESVPDMVMTNILARLPG, translated from the coding sequence GTGCCCAGGTCAGTCCGGTTGTCCGCGGTCTGGTGTCTCACCGCGTTGCTGGTGGCCGGGTGCGCACAGACGGTCGCCGGCACCGCGCTGCGGGCGCCCGAACGCCCGGGCGAAAATTCCCGCTCCCCGGTCGACATCGATGCGCTGCTGCTCACCCAGCCGCAGATGCGGGCGATCACCGGGGCGGGCGAGGACCTCACCGTGATCCCCAGCATGGACGGCAAGATCCCGGTCGACATCGAGCAGTTCGCCGCCACGACACCCGCGCAGTGCGCGTGGATCTTCCGGGAGACCGAGACGTTCGGCCCCGACGTCGAGGATTTCCACAAGACGACGTTTCAGTACCCGGCCCGATCCGCGTTGATCTCGCAGGGCGCCGCGGGCTACCGGGACCCCGAGGCGGCCCGCCTGGCGTTCACCGATCTGACCCGCCGGGTCGACGACTGCGGCCGGACTCCCCTGGCGCCGATGTTCGTCGGTTCGTTCTCGGTGCGACCGGAGTCGGTGCGGATCCGCACCGGGGCGTCGTGCGGCCGCGACTACCGCGTGCAGTCCGTGGTGTTGGTCGAGGTGACGTTCTGCGGATTCCCGGAATCGGTTCCCGACATGGTGATGACGAACATCCTGGCGAGGCTGCCGGGGTGA
- a CDS encoding methionine synthase, with translation MSVFAVATGVGSWPGTSAREAAQVVVGELAGLPHLVELPERGIGADVIGRAAALLIDIGMDTVPRGYRVASRRTRVVRRAVSLLDEDLDALEEAWERAGLRGTSRSVKVQAPGPITLAAEVELANGHRAVTDTGALRDLAVSLAEGVAGHCAELARRLGCPVVVQFDEPSLPAASAGRLSGVTDLDSVPPVEEAVAVDLLDICSRTVGVPVAVHICAPGIPWKILQRSAIDAISIDPATLAEADLDGLGEFLDAGRTVQLGVVPVVMPERPPAVEEIARAAAGLTDRLGFARSVLRDRIGVTPGCGLAGASGQWARTAVELARRTAEALSDDPENI, from the coding sequence GTGAGCGTTTTCGCCGTCGCCACCGGAGTCGGCTCCTGGCCGGGCACCTCGGCCCGGGAGGCGGCGCAGGTCGTGGTCGGGGAACTCGCCGGACTGCCGCATCTGGTGGAGCTGCCGGAGCGGGGGATCGGCGCCGATGTCATCGGCCGGGCGGCCGCGCTGCTCATCGACATCGGGATGGACACGGTGCCGCGCGGCTACCGGGTCGCGTCCCGGCGCACCCGCGTGGTGCGCCGCGCGGTCAGCCTGCTCGACGAGGACCTGGACGCGCTGGAAGAGGCCTGGGAGCGGGCCGGTCTGCGGGGCACGTCACGCTCGGTCAAGGTGCAGGCGCCCGGGCCGATCACGCTGGCCGCCGAGGTCGAGCTGGCCAACGGGCACCGGGCCGTCACCGACACCGGGGCGCTGCGCGATCTGGCCGTGTCCCTGGCCGAGGGGGTGGCCGGGCACTGCGCCGAGCTGGCCCGGCGGTTGGGGTGCCCGGTGGTGGTGCAGTTCGACGAGCCGTCGCTGCCGGCGGCGTCGGCCGGACGGCTCAGCGGCGTGACCGACCTGGACTCGGTGCCGCCGGTCGAGGAGGCGGTCGCGGTCGATCTGCTCGACATCTGTTCGCGCACCGTCGGGGTGCCCGTCGCGGTGCACATCTGTGCACCGGGCATTCCGTGGAAGATATTGCAGCGCAGTGCGATCGATGCGATCTCGATCGATCCCGCGACGTTGGCCGAGGCGGATCTGGACGGGCTGGGCGAGTTCCTCGACGCCGGTCGCACGGTGCAGCTGGGCGTGGTGCCGGTGGTGATGCCCGAGCGCCCGCCGGCGGTGGAGGAGATCGCACGGGCGGCCGCCGGGCTCACCGACCGGCTCGGTTTTGCACGGTCGGTGCTGCGGGACCGCATCGGGGTCACCCCCGGGTGCGGGTTGGCCGGCGCCTCCGGGCAGTGGGCGCGCACCGCCGTCGAACTCGCGCGGCGGACCGCCGAGGCGTTGTCCGACGACCCGGAGAACATCTGA